GGCCGAGGATCACCAGGGTGTTCTCGAGGCCTTGCGTCACGTCGGTGGGCTGCAACGAGGCGCGGTCCATCTGCGAATAGGACCTGACCGCCGCCACCAGGTCGGAGATGCGCCGGGTCGACATCCTCACCTCGGACAGCAACGCCGTCGCGGCGAAGGTGCTCGCCACCCACTCCAGCCCTGGTTCGAAATTGTCCTCATCCAGTACTGCGGCCGCGCGCTCGCACCAGGCGACGTCGACCCCGGCCGCGGCCAGCGGTTGGGCGATCACCCAGTCACGTTCCACGCCGTGCCGCCCGAGCCAGGTGGCCAGGGCGGTCTCCTGATCGGCGATGTCCAGCGGATCCAGGCCGACCGCGGCCGGCTGGATCTCGCGGCGCAGCTTGTCGAGCGCGGTCAGTTGCGGAGCGGAGATCTCTCCTTGGGCGAGGCGGTCGAGCGAGGTGATCAGGGTCTGGCAGACCGCTTCGAGCGCGTCCGCGGCCCGTGTCGCGGCGGCCGCGGGATTGTTGAGTTCGTGCGCGAGGCCCGCGGCGAGAGTTCCCAGTGTGACCAGCGACTGGCGTTGCCGCGCTGTCGCCTCGATGGAACGTGCGGTCCCGTAGACCCCGTTGATCAGGTGACTGCCCAAGGGAAACCAGGCGTCGGTGAGCGTACGCAGTACCGGAGCCGGCACCCGGAGTACGCGGCCTTCCTGCACGCCCCGCCCCGACGCGAGATAGACGCCACGCTCGTCCCACGCTCTGAAGCCACCGGCCCACCGACCCGGTACGTCGAGCCGCCCGACCACCGAGTCCTCGCGGCCGACATGCCGCGACAGTTCGATCGCGCCGTCGATCAGCACCCACCAGTGATCGGCATGGTCGCCTTCGGTGAACAGCTTGACTCCAGGCTCGATCAGTACTTCGGAACCTCCGTCGATCAGCTGCTGCAGTTGCTCGTCGGTCAGCCCGGCGAAGAGCCCGAGCCCGCGGAGGTCGTCGACTCGCATGGCCTACACCGTGGCCAGATAGCGGTGTACGAGATAGACCGACATGGCGCCTTCGCCGACCGCCGAGGCGACGCGCTTCATCGAGTCGAGCCGTACGTCGCCGGCCGCGAAGACCCCGGGCACACTCGACTCGAGCGCGAAGGGGGCCCTCGGCAACCGCCATACCTTGTCGTGGGCAAGCAGTTCCTGACCGGTCACCACGAATCCCTTGTCGTCCCGCAGTACATCGGGGCCGAGCCATTCGGTCCGCGGCGAGGCGCCGACGAAGACGAACAACCAACTCGCCGGGACCTCTTCGACGCGACCGTTGTCCCGGGCGGCGATGGTGATCGCTTCGAGGTGGCCGTTCCCGCGGCAGGCGGCCACCTCACTGCGGCACCGCACGTGGACGTTGGGGGTGGCGGCGATCTTGTCGATGAGATACCGCGACATCGTGGCTTCGAGCGAGGCGCCCCGCACGATCAGTACGACGTTCGTCGCGTAGCGCGCCAGGTTGAGCGCGGCCTGACCCGCCGAGTTGGCGCCGCCGACGAGGTAGACGTCGTCGCCCTGGCACTGGCTCGCGTCGCTCGCACTCACGCCGTAGTACACGCCGCGGCCGGTGAGCTCGGCAAGCCCGGCCGCGTCTAGCCGTCGGTAGGAGACCCCGGTGGCCACGATCAACGCGCGGGCCTCGATCTCGGCCGCGCCCTCGACCTGGACGGCGTGCACCGGGCCCCTGGTCTCGAAGCCGATCACCGAGCGGGCGAGCACCATCTCGGCGCCGAACCGCGAGACCTGGGCGACCGCACGCTGGGCCAGATCCGAGCCGGTCAGTCCTTTGGGGAACCCGAGATAGTTCTCGATCGCCGCGCTCTGCCCGGCCTGTCCGCCCGGCGCCTCCCGCTCGACGATGACCGTGCTCAGGCCTTCGGATGCCGCATAGACCGCGGCGGCCAGACCGGCGGGACCACCGCCCACGATGCAGACGTCGTACAAGGGCTGCTGAGCAGTGGTGCGCAGACCCAGCGCGCCCGCCAGATCGAGAGTTGACGGCGAGCGAAGCGTGTCGCCGTCGGGGATCAACACCAGCGGCAGATCGGCCGGCATCGCCTCCGCCAGTTGGGCGAGTCGCTGAGCCTCGGAATCGCGCTCCACGTCGTACCAGCGGTAGGGCACGTAGTTGCGGGCGAGGAACGTCTTCAGTTCGTGGCTGCGATCGGACCAGCGGTTGCCGATCACCCGGACGTCGGAGGTGTGGTCGGGATTGGCCTGGCGCCAGTCGTCGAGCAGGTCCTCGACGACCGGGAACAGCCGCTCCTCGGGCGGATCCCACGGCTTCAGCAGGTAGTAGTCGAGGCCGATGTCGTTGATCGCCTTGATCGCCACGTCGGTGTCGGCGTATGCGGTGAGTAACAGGTACTTCGCGCCGGGTGCGTGCCCGCGCGCCTGCTCGAGCAACTCGATCCCGGTCATCTCCGGCATCCGCTGGTCGGCCGCGATCAACGCGACCGGCTGGTTGCGCAGCGCGAGTTTCGCCAGCACCGCAAGGGCTTGCGCGCCCGAGCTCGCCCGGACGATCAGATAGTCGTCACCGTAGCGGTTCCGCAGATCCCGCGAGATCGCGGCGGACACCATGGGATCGTCGTCGACGGTCAGGATGGTGGGTTTGCTCATCTGATCTTCCCCCCGAAACCGAGCCTAACCACCTCGACCGACTTCGACCAGTGGTCGCAGTCGTTGTTCAGGGCTCCTAACCCGAACAGTCCCGGCCGACCGGCGAGCAGACATAGTTGCCCTCAACCGAGGGTGATCAGCCGAAGCGGATGGTGTAGGCCACCAGGTCAGGAGGAGGGTGACGACGGCAGCAGCATCAGCGCCTCACCGTGCTGAGCCTGCCCGAAGTCCGATCGTTCGTCGATGCGGGGGTCAGGCGCGGGCGAGCTGGGCCACGATGGCGTCGACGTTGTGCATCAGCGACAGGTGGCCTTCGCCGGGGACCAGGTGGGTGGTGGCGCCGGCGACGTGGTCGCCGAGCCAGCGTCCGTGGTCGCGCGGGACCATCCGGTCCTGGTCGCCCTGCCAGATGGACACCGGTACCCCGATGCCGGCCAGGTCGATGCCCCACGGGCTGAGGAACGCGAGATCGTCGTCGCGCCAGCCGTCGTACCCGCGGGAGACGGCGGCACGACAGGAGGCGGCGAGGAAGTCGGCGAGGCCGCCGCGCAGCGCAGCCTGATCGACTTCGGACAACAGGTCGCCGAAGGCCGCGATGATCTCGTCGGCCTGGACATCCTTCAGTCCGGCACTCGCCTCGGTGAGGAAGGCGTCCAGCGCTTCCTTGCCGGTGGCCGCTGCTCCGAACTCGGCGATGTTCTCTTCGCCCATACCGGCCAGCCAGTCGAGCCCGTCGGCGTCGTACGGCGCCACACCCGCGACGCTCGCCGCGGCGCGACACCTGTCCGGCAGTAGAGCTGCGCAGGCGAGCGCATGAGGGCCGCCACCCGACCAACCGAGGGTGACGAACTCGTCAGCTCCCAGAGCATCGAGCAGTACGGCGACGTCGCCGGCCACGTCGGCTACTCGGCGCCCCGGCTGCGGCGTGCTGTCGCGATAACCCGGCCGACTGTGAGTCACGAAGCGCAGACCGTGCCTGGCAGCCGCTTCGGCGATCGGCGCCAGCGTCATCGCAACACCTGGCGTGCCGTGATGCATCACCAGGGGCCGGCCACCCGCCGGTCCCTCGACCACGTATTCCAGCACCCGGCCACCATCGACTTCGAGTCGCTCCATGAGCGCATCCTAGGCTCAGCCGGGCTGCGCCGGCGCGGTGCAAGGCAGGGTCCCGGCGCGGAGCGCGTGGCCGCCGTCGTTGCCGTCGTCGGCCCACACGACCTGCTTACGCCCCGCGGTACAGGTGGATTGCGGCGCGATCGCGAAGCCCTCGTTGTTGTAGTCGGGCAATTGCGCCGGCCGATCGTAGGTGTGCGAGACAGTGAACTTGCCGTTGGTGATCGAGAGCGTCGCACTGCGTCCTTGACAGGTGTCGTCACAGACAGACCAGAGCAGACCGGTTTCCGGCTCGAACTCCAGGTCCATGATCGTCGGGAATCCGCCCGCGAAGGCGGCGACCCGGGTGAAGGTCCCGCCGGACTGGTTCAGCGCGTACGCGTAGACCATGCCGTTGTCCTCGAGCCCGACGAAGTACAGGCCGGTGCCGTGGTTGGCATAGGAGCTCGGGGTGTAAGGGGCGTTCGTGCGCTCGTCCCGGAAGCCTTGTGCGGTGAGGAACGAGTCCGGTATCCACGAGATCGCCTCGGGACCGCTGTTGGCGTCCACCGCCGGCAGGTCGTCGGTGAGGTCCCATTCCGCAGTCGCATTGAGCGACTTCGCCGTGGACGCCGGATCGAACCGGAGGATCTTGGCCAGACTGGTCCCGTCGTCGTCGCCGTCGCGTTCTGTTGCCACCAGCAACCCGTCCGGCGTACGGACCACGCCTTCGGCGTCAGGATCGCCGCTGCCGTCGCGGTAGTTCACCGCTCGGCCGCCGATCGCATCCGGTCGCCAGAGCGTGCCGTCACGGACGAGGCGGTACAAGGTGCCGGGCCCGTTCTTCACCGCCCACAACACGTCCGGACCCTCGAACGACAGCCCGCTGAGGTTCTCGCCGAAGACATTGGTGCCATCGGCAACAGTCACCGCGGCGCCACCGGGCCATCCGGTCTGCGAGTCCCCGGTGATGGAACCGTAAGCCTGGAGTTCCCAGAAGGAGTAGCCGTACTGCGTGGCGCGGGTGAGACCCACGAACCTCAGATACCGCCCGCGCGCGGTGAAACCGGCCAGGTCGTCGGTCCTGCCGTCACCGTTGTCCACGGCAACGACCGTGCTGTAGGCGACGCCGTCGTCGGAGATCTCCAGCCGGTACTTCGTGGCGTAGGCGGCCTCCCAGTCCACCTTGATCCGGTGCACAGTGGCGATCCGGCCGAGGTCGACCCGCAACCACTGCTGGCCGGCGCCCTCCGCGCTGGCCCACCGGGTCGTGCCCGAGCCGTCGACGGCCTTGGTGCCGGCGAAAGAACTGCTCTCGGTACTGGAGGTCGTCACGGGTTTTCCCTGTGACAGCAGGACATCCGCGGCTCTCGCCGGAGTGACTGTCACGGATGAGAACAACAACGCCACAACTGCGGCGGACCAGGCGGTACTGCGGAACAGGTACACGACGCGCTCCTTCGGCCTAACGGGGCGGGGTCAGGTGAAGCAGAACAGTTAGTAAACCTTCTTAACAGATAAGTGACTGTACCGAGCAGCACGCGCGGCGCGCAACCGGCCGGCAGCAGCAGTTCGGGCCGGATCCTGGAGATCCGGCCCGAACTGGTCGAGCTGAAAGCCAACCGGCCAAGCCGGCTGGACCTGGTCGAACTAGTTGACGGTGATCTTGTCCACCTCGATCGTGAGGCCCTTGACGAGTGGCGTGGAGGTCCCGGTCGTGACGGTGCCGGTGCCCTTCTGCACACCCTTGACGGTCATCGAGTACGTCATCGACCCGCCGGGCGCACCGGGTGCGCTCTGCACGCGGTAGTCCTCGACGGGCGGACCGGTGATCTGGCTGCCGGCCGTCCCCTCGAAGTTCTCGGCACCGACCGTGAGGCCGTACGCCGGCCCCGGGTCACCCGGCAGGTTGCCGGGGTCGTAGGTGTAGGAGATGTCCTCGGCACCGTTGGTGCCGATCCATTGCTGGAACACCTTCAGGGTGTTGGTGCCGAACAGATGCACCCGCCACTCGATGACGAGCCAGTTGTTGACCCCGTCGGTCAGGTTGCCGGCCAGCACGCCCGGAGCGCCGGTGCCGTCGAGGTCGGTCCAGTACGAGGCGAGCACGTTGTTCGGGCGCGCGGGATCGGGCAGGTTCTGCGGCGCGAACTGGACGTCCTCCGCCGCCGTGGTACCGCCGACGACCGAGTAGCCGTCGGAGACGACGCCGAGCTTGTTGTACGTCTGCCCGGCGAAGACGAACGGCGCGACGTTGAAGTTCAGCGCCTGCTCGTCGCCGATCGGCGTCGGCGTGATGCCGAAGAGGTCCAGCGGGAGGTAGCCCGCGGGGCTCGTGCCCGGCGCGATGACCGGCCGGTCAGGCTGTCGCCCGGCCAGCGTGGCGGTCTTGGTCGCCAACTGGGTGCCGATCTTGGTTGCGCCCGTGACGCTGGTGAGTTGTAGCTGCGAGCTCAGCGTGCTGGCCGCCGTGACGTCGGTGGTCTGCAAACTGTTGTTCTGCACAGTGACCGTGCAGGTCGACTGCCCGGTGTTCCGCGGGATGCTCGACGGCGTACAGGTCTGGTCGATGGGCACGATGCCTTCCTGGCGGAAGAACGCGACCGGTAGGTGCAAGGCCCGGCTGCCGCCGACCTGCTTGAGGTTGACCTGCCCGAAGTACTGACCGTCGGCCAGTGCCGGTGCGGTGATGGCGATCGTCAGTTTCTGCGTCTTGCCGGGCTTCACGGAGAACACCGGTGGTAGCACGGTGATGTTCGCTCCGCTGACGGTTGTGCCGCTACCGGTGAAGGTGAGCGTCTGGTTGGTGACGTTCTTGACGGTCCGGGTGGCCGTGATCAGGCCCGGCATGGTCGGCGCGTTCACCGAGGGCAGGTTCAGATCGATCCGGTTCAGCGCGTCGGTGGCCGAGGCCGCGTAGTTCGCAGCGGTCTCGTCCATGGTCAGACCGGGGTCGCCTGCCTTGGTCAGGTCGATGCGACCGCCACCGTCGTCGAACGGGTCGGCTTGGGTGACCCGGTCGGGCTTCTTGACCGCGGTCTTTGCCGTCGTCTCCAGTGCGGACTTGACCTGGCCCGGTGTCCACGAAGGATGCAGCGCGAAGACCAGCGCTGCCGCACCGGCCACGTGCGGTGAGGACATCGAGGTACCGGCGATCACCTGGTAGAGGTTGCCGGGCGGTCCTTCGGCCGGCGACTCGGGTGTCGGCGTCTGGCCGGCGAGGATGTGCAGACCGGGAGCGGTGACGTCCGGCTTGAGGAAATCGCCGCCGGGGCCGCGCGAGGAGAAGTACGTCATCACGTCGCCCTGCCAGGTGGTCTTCGTGCCCTGCGTGAACGACGCGGTGGTGCCCGGGTGTGCCGCGAGGAACGACAACAGGATGTCGGCGTCCGGCTTCTCGAGTTGGACGGCCGGCAGCCAGTGGTTGTCGGTGAAGACGTCGAACGGCGCGGAGTTGTACATCAGCATTCCGATCGCGCCGCCCTGCTTGACGTTGAAGCCCTTCATCACGCGGCCCGAGGTGAACTGACAGGCGACGATCTTGCCGGCGAAGACGCCAGGAGGAGCAGGCGTATTGCAGGTCGCGTCGCTGTACCCCGGTGTGGAACCAGCCAGTACGACGGGCGCCGGCGTACTGATTCCGGCCGTGATCGAGGCACCGGAGACCGTGGCGGTCGCGCCACTACCCGAGAGGGTGACAGTCGAGCGGAAGGTTCGGCTCTGGGTGGAGGCCGCCACCGTGGTGACCCACGGGCTGCGGTGATCGGTCGTGTTCGCACCCGGACCGGAGTTGCCGGCCGAGGTGGAGACGAACACGCCCGCGGCGTACGCGTCCAGGAAGGCCAGTTCGACCGGGTCGCTGTACGGGTCGCTGCCGCCGGAGATCGAGAAGTTGATCACCCGGACGCCGTCGAGGATGGCCCGGGCGACCGCCGCCGCCGAGTCGGACGGGAAGCAACCGGCCGCACCGCAGACCTTGTAGACGGAGACGGCAGCCGCGGGTGCGATGCCGCGGATCGGCCCGCGGCTGATGCCCAGCGGGTTCGCGTCCGCGACCGGGCCACCGGCCGACGTCGTCGAGGTATGCGTGCCGTGACCGTTGGAGTCACGGGCGGAGTCGGGGTAGATCTCGCTGCCGATCACCGCGTTGTAGGTGTCGAGGAACGGCCGGCCGCCGATCAGCTTCCGGTTGCACACGAACGGATCGTTCGCCGGTGTCAGCGGGTTGTCGCCGAAGTCGCAGACGCGCGGTGCGCCGTCAGCGGTAGCCGGTGGCGCCGGCAGCGTGCCCGGATCGGCGTACGACGGATGCTCGGGCCACGCGCCGCTGTCGAGGATGCCGACGATCACGCCCTTGCCCGCGGAGGCCGCACCTCCGAGCTGGTTGTAGATCGTCGGGGCGCCGATGAAGTCGCCGCTGGAGTCGGTCAGCAACTGCTGCGGGTTGTCCTGCTGGACCGCCGCGACGCCAGGCAACTTCAGCAGGTCGCGGGCCTTGTTCGCCGGGACGCTGAGTGCGACACCGCCGTACACGGTGCGCAAAGTCTGTCCGGCCCGGGCGCTCGGGATCCTGGTCCGCAACGCGGCGAGGAAGTCGTTCTCCATCGTGGTCACGTGCTTCAGATACTTGGCGGCGTTCGTGCCCTTCGGGTCCAGGCGCTTGCCGGTGACGGAGGGGCTGGTGCCTGGCAGGCCTTTGAGGCCGCCGCGATAGGCCGCGAGGGAGTCGTAGTCGAGCTTGACGACCACGCGGACCTGGTTGGCCGACGTGCTGTTGATCAGCGCGGGATCGCTCTTGGCCAGTTGACCGCTCGGCGACTTGGCGCCGTTGACAGTGCTGGCGAGCGTGAGTGGCGTCGCCGTGAACTTCCGGGCGCCTGGGGGAGACGGGTCTGCCGCGATCGCGCCCGTGGTGGGCAGCGTGGCGGCGAGCAGCAGACCGGCGGACAAACCGGCCATGACGGTACGTCGGGGACTTCGTCGGTGGATCGTGGATCGCATACGCGGGCCTCCCGTGAAGGCAGAAGACGCCGTCACCGCAGGAAGCCACGTCGAACGTCAGGGTGACCCCCCAGGTCGCCGCTGTCAGCCCCTCGGTCCCGTGACCGAACCCCCCCGGGTTCCGGCGTGCCGGCCGGCACCCCCACGGTGCCTGCCTGAGCCGAGGCTAAGCCCTAACTCCGGTCGCAGCCAGAGCTCGACGTGCCCGAGCTCGCCGGACCGTCGCCGACGTTGCTCCAGGCAATCGCCGGGCCGAGCGTCAAAATTGCCGGGCCGAGCGTCAGCCCGCCGTCGTTGTCGTGGCCGCGGCGGTCCCGGCCGAATCAGTCGCAGGTGTCGCAGACCCCGGTGGCCGGCGTCTGCAGATTGCACTGGGGGCACTTGTTGATCGGGCGCTCGGCGATTGCGGCCTTCCGGGCGCGCGCCCGGAAGGCGCCGAGCTTCGGCGGGATCATCGCGCTGCCGCCATCGGCCGGCAGCCCGGCCGCCCCGAAGTGGC
The Kribbella voronezhensis DNA segment above includes these coding regions:
- a CDS encoding discoidin domain-containing protein, whose protein sequence is MTTSSTESSSFAGTKAVDGSGTTRWASAEGAGQQWLRVDLGRIATVHRIKVDWEAAYATKYRLEISDDGVAYSTVVAVDNGDGRTDDLAGFTARGRYLRFVGLTRATQYGYSFWELQAYGSITGDSQTGWPGGAAVTVADGTNVFGENLSGLSFEGPDVLWAVKNGPGTLYRLVRDGTLWRPDAIGGRAVNYRDGSGDPDAEGVVRTPDGLLVATERDGDDDGTSLAKILRFDPASTAKSLNATAEWDLTDDLPAVDANSGPEAISWIPDSFLTAQGFRDERTNAPYTPSSYANHGTGLYFVGLEDNGMVYAYALNQSGGTFTRVAAFAGGFPTIMDLEFEPETGLLWSVCDDTCQGRSATLSITNGKFTVSHTYDRPAQLPDYNNEGFAIAPQSTCTAGRKQVVWADDGNDGGHALRAGTLPCTAPAQPG
- a CDS encoding FAD-dependent oxidoreductase, whose product is MSKPTILTVDDDPMVSAAISRDLRNRYGDDYLIVRASSGAQALAVLAKLALRNQPVALIAADQRMPEMTGIELLEQARGHAPGAKYLLLTAYADTDVAIKAINDIGLDYYLLKPWDPPEERLFPVVEDLLDDWRQANPDHTSDVRVIGNRWSDRSHELKTFLARNYVPYRWYDVERDSEAQRLAQLAEAMPADLPLVLIPDGDTLRSPSTLDLAGALGLRTTAQQPLYDVCIVGGGPAGLAAAVYAASEGLSTVIVEREAPGGQAGQSAAIENYLGFPKGLTGSDLAQRAVAQVSRFGAEMVLARSVIGFETRGPVHAVQVEGAAEIEARALIVATGVSYRRLDAAGLAELTGRGVYYGVSASDASQCQGDDVYLVGGANSAGQAALNLARYATNVVLIVRGASLEATMSRYLIDKIAATPNVHVRCRSEVAACRGNGHLEAITIAARDNGRVEEVPASWLFVFVGASPRTEWLGPDVLRDDKGFVVTGQELLAHDKVWRLPRAPFALESSVPGVFAAGDVRLDSMKRVASAVGEGAMSVYLVHRYLATV
- a CDS encoding alpha/beta fold hydrolase; protein product: MERLEVDGGRVLEYVVEGPAGGRPLVMHHGTPGVAMTLAPIAEAAARHGLRFVTHSRPGYRDSTPQPGRRVADVAGDVAVLLDALGADEFVTLGWSGGGPHALACAALLPDRCRAAASVAGVAPYDADGLDWLAGMGEENIAEFGAAATGKEALDAFLTEASAGLKDVQADEIIAAFGDLLSEVDQAALRGGLADFLAASCRAAVSRGYDGWRDDDLAFLSPWGIDLAGIGVPVSIWQGDQDRMVPRDHGRWLGDHVAGATTHLVPGEGHLSLMHNVDAIVAQLARA
- a CDS encoding sensor histidine kinase; its protein translation is MRVDDLRGLGLFAGLTDEQLQQLIDGGSEVLIEPGVKLFTEGDHADHWWVLIDGAIELSRHVGREDSVVGRLDVPGRWAGGFRAWDERGVYLASGRGVQEGRVLRVPAPVLRTLTDAWFPLGSHLINGVYGTARSIEATARQRQSLVTLGTLAAGLAHELNNPAAAATRAADALEAVCQTLITSLDRLAQGEISAPQLTALDKLRREIQPAAVGLDPLDIADQETALATWLGRHGVERDWVIAQPLAAAGVDVAWCERAAAVLDEDNFEPGLEWVASTFAATALLSEVRMSTRRISDLVAAVRSYSQMDRASLQPTDVTQGLENTLVILGHKLRDGIEVVREYGDLPRIDAYTGELNQVWTNLIDNAVDAMNGTGTLRLHTRAEGNEIVVEITDTGEGMSPEVAARAFEPFYTTKDVGKGTGLGLDIAQRIITEHHNGSITITSTPGNTTLHVHLPTHQKPTT
- a CDS encoding S8 family serine peptidase, giving the protein MAGLSAGLLLAATLPTTGAIAADPSPPGARKFTATPLTLASTVNGAKSPSGQLAKSDPALINSTSANQVRVVVKLDYDSLAAYRGGLKGLPGTSPSVTGKRLDPKGTNAAKYLKHVTTMENDFLAALRTRIPSARAGQTLRTVYGGVALSVPANKARDLLKLPGVAAVQQDNPQQLLTDSSGDFIGAPTIYNQLGGAASAGKGVIVGILDSGAWPEHPSYADPGTLPAPPATADGAPRVCDFGDNPLTPANDPFVCNRKLIGGRPFLDTYNAVIGSEIYPDSARDSNGHGTHTSTTSAGGPVADANPLGISRGPIRGIAPAAAVSVYKVCGAAGCFPSDSAAAVARAILDGVRVINFSISGGSDPYSDPVELAFLDAYAAGVFVSTSAGNSGPGANTTDHRSPWVTTVAASTQSRTFRSTVTLSGSGATATVSGASITAGISTPAPVVLAGSTPGYSDATCNTPAPPGVFAGKIVACQFTSGRVMKGFNVKQGGAIGMLMYNSAPFDVFTDNHWLPAVQLEKPDADILLSFLAAHPGTTASFTQGTKTTWQGDVMTYFSSRGPGGDFLKPDVTAPGLHILAGQTPTPESPAEGPPGNLYQVIAGTSMSSPHVAGAAALVFALHPSWTPGQVKSALETTAKTAVKKPDRVTQADPFDDGGGRIDLTKAGDPGLTMDETAANYAASATDALNRIDLNLPSVNAPTMPGLITATRTVKNVTNQTLTFTGSGTTVSGANITVLPPVFSVKPGKTQKLTIAITAPALADGQYFGQVNLKQVGGSRALHLPVAFFRQEGIVPIDQTCTPSSIPRNTGQSTCTVTVQNNSLQTTDVTAASTLSSQLQLTSVTGATKIGTQLATKTATLAGRQPDRPVIAPGTSPAGYLPLDLFGITPTPIGDEQALNFNVAPFVFAGQTYNKLGVVSDGYSVVGGTTAAEDVQFAPQNLPDPARPNNVLASYWTDLDGTGAPGVLAGNLTDGVNNWLVIEWRVHLFGTNTLKVFQQWIGTNGAEDISYTYDPGNLPGDPGPAYGLTVGAENFEGTAGSQITGPPVEDYRVQSAPGAPGGSMTYSMTVKGVQKGTGTVTTGTSTPLVKGLTIEVDKITVN